The genomic stretch TGGCAGCTCCATTCCTGGCCCAGGATAGAGATGCACATCGATCATATCCCCCACTTTTCGGTCTGCCCAGCCACTGGGAGCATCTACTAACCTGCTGGGATCGTATTGTTTTGTCCAGGTGGCCAGTTTTTCGGTTTCATATTGACCCCAGCCTTCGTTAAGCGGGACCCATACCAAGATAGAGGGAAAATTAAATAAATTGTCGATCATCGCCTTTAATTCCGCCTCAAATTGGACAGCAGACTCCAACGGCCGTTTCCAATCCTGTTGGGCATCGTGTTTGACATGTTGGGTGTCTTTTTCCTTGCTTATAAAGCCTGACGGCATGTCCTGCCAGACCAGCATCCCCATTTGGTCACAATGATAATAGAATCTGGCTGGTTCCACTTTCACGTGCTTCCTAAGCATATTGAAGCCCATTTCCTTGGTCATTTTGATATCATACACCATCGCTTCTTCAGTAGGGGCTGTATACAGCCCGTCCGGCCACCATCCTTGATCCAAAAGCCCAAATTGGAAAAGTGGCTCATTGTTCAGCATGATGCGGGAGTAACCGTTTCCATCTTTGCCAAGGGAAACTTTACGCATTCCAAAATAGCTTTCCACCTCATCGGTTATGGCTCCATTTGTATCCTTTAGGGATATTTGCAAGTCGTAAAGATGTGGATGGTCTGGAGACCATAATACCATTTCTTTCAGAGGTAATGAGGTGGAAAAATACGCCGATTTTGCTCCCAAAGCTATCGCTCTTTTGGCTACTTCAATACCTTCTGTGAAGGCGGTAATTTCTACCACATGATCACTGGAAAGTGCTGAAAGTTCAGCTTCTATTTTTACTGTTTTATGATCAATATCCGGTGTAATAAAAAGTGCTTTGATATAATCCTGAGGCACCTGCTCCATCCAGACGGTCTGCCAAATTCCTGTCACTGGAGTATACCAAATGCCTTTCGGGTCGGATACTTGCTTTCCTCTGGCCTGCATCCCTTCGTCAGTAGGATCCGATACACGTACTAACAGCTCGTTGTCTCCTTCATGAATATAGGCTGAAATATCAAAGGAAAAAGGGTCATATCCACCCCTGTGTTCTCCAACTTTCTCTCCATTGATATAGACAACTGTTTCCCAGTCCACTGCACCAAAATGTAGCAAGGTATGCTGCCCTGTCCCCGAAGGATCACCGGTGAGGTTTCTGCGGTACCAAAGGTAGTGATCGCTTCCAATCGTTTTTTTAACACCACTTAAGGTAGATTCTATTGGAAAGGGCACCATTACTTCACCTTCAAAATGATCCGGTTGGCCCGATTTGCGTGGACTAATGACATAATCCCAAGTCCCGTTAAGGTTAGTCCATTGCTCACGTTGGAGTTGTGGCCTGGGATAGCCTGACCAGACATTATCCCCATCCACTTGGTCTGTCCATCGGGTTTTCATTTCATAAGAAAGGAGCTCTTCATTTTGCTCTTGGCCGTATAATGGCTGCAGTCCAAGGAAAATGATACAGGCCTGTAAAAAACCTGTGAGGCGATAAGCATTCTTCATTGATCAGTCTTTATGAGTTGAATAGGTATTATTTATAATATTACGCTGTTGGGGCCACTACCTGTAAAAGGCCAGTCGATGCCTCTCCCAAACAGGGATAAAGGCATCAACTGACTGACCTTAACCCTCAATATCCTTCATTCTGAACCAAGTTTTCATTGGCATTGATTTCACTCTGGGGGAAAGGGTATAAAACATGGTAGGGCTTGGCATCTTTATCCCTGTCCAGTGCCTGTTCGATAAACTTCCCATGACGAAGCAGGTCACTTCTTCGCTTGGCCTCTGAATAAAATTCCCATGCCCGCTCATCGAGAATTTGGTCCCTTAATCCAACTTGGTCAAAGGCACCGGGTTGCAACAGTTCCATGTTCTGGCCAGCTCTTTGCCTAATTTGATTGATCAGGTCAATGCTTTCCTGATTGGGCCCCTGCAATTCATTGAGTGCTTCGGCCTTGGAAAGTAAGATATCCGCATACCTCACCACAGGAAAATCATTTTCCTGATCTGCCCCTATACGCCCTGGATCCCGAAATTTAAAACTCCTGGAATTGTCATTGCCCAATAATTCCACCTGCTGTCCATCATTGCTGACATAACTGGTGAGGATGAGGTTTTTCCGGCTATCATCAGGATCAAAAGAATTGACAAAAGCATCATAGTAGCGGAATTGGGCGGCAAAGTTGGGGCCATCTTCAGGATAGGCAGGAGGCAGTGAAAGTGACAGCCACTCGGTGCCCATACCGGATGCATCCCTTGTCTGTGGCATGACAAAAATAAACTCCGAATTGCCTTCATTTTCAGGTGCGAACATTCCCTCATAATTGGGATAAAGTCCATACACTCCAAGACCAATGACTTCATCGGCTGTATCCATGCATTTTTGCCATTGTTTGGAGTTCAAGAAGAATTTGGTCAGCACAGCCAATGCTGCACCTTTCGTGATCCTGTTTTCTTCTGCCTGTATCACAGGAAGCATATCTGCAACCGCCCTGAGCTCATCTTCGATAAATTGGTTCATTTCACTTGCAGGTGTCTTTGTTGGATACAATTCAGGAGTACTGCTCAAGATCAGTGGTACTTCCCCAAACCATTTGTTCAAAAGGTAATAATTGAACACACGGATAAAACGGGCTTCGGCTATGCGCATGTCTTTTTCGGTTTGGGTAAATGTCACGCCCTCTACATTGTCCAAAAACAGGTTTACGTCCCTAATCGCATTCCAAAGGCCATCATAAGCTCCTCCAATCCAGGGGTGTTCTGCATCGAAGGTAAAATCCTGGATAAAAGCAGCATTCCTTCCCTGCCCTCCGCCTGTTTCAAAGAACAAGTCGGAAGGTCCCTCTTCAAGGTAGTGCCACTGTATCAGCCCAAACCGGTGGACTTGCATATTCCCATAAGCTGAATTAAGCAAGGATTCCAGCCCAACTTCATTATTGAGGATATTGTCAGGAATGAGCTGGTCAAAGGGTTCCTCTGCCAATTGCTCTTCACAGGAATTCAACGTTGACATTAGCAAGAGTCCAGCGATATATAGATTAATTTTTTTCATTTTCTTCAATTTTTAATTCACAGAGAAACTTAAAATGTAAGCCTAAAACCCAAGCTGTAGGTACGTGCATTTGGGTAGGAATTATAGTCCGCCCTGGCCGAATTGGACCCATTGTTCAGGGAGTTAACTTCCGGGTCAAAACCCATATAGTCAGTGATAAGCAAGAGATTGCTTCCCTGAAGGTAAATATTGGCACCTCTGATAAACTTATGGTTGATGACATTGAAGTCGTAGCTCAGCCTCAAATTCCTCAACCGCACAAAAGTAGCGTCCTCCACTGACAGGCTGTTTACCGTACTTCCTCCATACGATGTAGGATTTACGCCAGATGGCCATTGGGTGGATGGATTCTCAGGTGTCCATCGGTTCAAGAGTGGCTCCGCCATACGATTTCGCCTTACCTCTATAGGGTAAAGGGAGCTCAGTAGGTTTTGATTGAGCAATTGCTGGCCAAAATCACCCGCAAAAAACACATCCAAACTCAAATTGTCATACCTAAAGGTATTCCGAAAGCCCAGCGAAAAATCAGGAAAGGGACTTCCAATAACCGTTTTATCGGCATCAGTGATGGCACCATCGGGCAGCCCTTCAGGGCCACTGATGTCCCTGAATTTCGGATAGCCTGGCTCGGCATTAGGCTGGGCTGAATTGGCAATATCTTCCCCTTCCTGCCATATCCCATCCACCACATGGCCATAGTAGCTATTGAGCGGTTGACCTTCGGTCACAATGGTAATATCCGAGGTAAAGGGAAGTCCGCCCTGCAGGATTTGCTCGCTACTGGCCAAATCGGTTACTTCGTTTTTCACGCTTGTAAAATTGAAGCTGGTCGTCCATGTGAATTTTTCCCTGTCAATATTGAATGTTTCTATTCCAAGCTCGATTCCCTTGTTTTCTACAGCCCCCACGTTATCCAGAATTGAGTTAAAGCCAGAGGATTTTGGTAGCGGCAAATTGAGCAATAGGTCATCGGTATTACGGATAAAATAATCAGCTACCAGGTTCACTCGCCCATGCCACAGTTCCAGGTCTATGCCCACGTCGGTCTGGGTAGTTGTCTCCCATTTCAAATTGGGATTGGGAATCCTGGTAGCGGTAATGCCCTGCTGCTGTAGGCCATTGATCAGCGCCAGTCCTCCTGCTCCCAATGTGGAGAGCGACTGAAAGTTTCCGATACTCTGATTTCCGGTCTGCCCCCAGCTCGTTCTCAGCTTCAAGCTGGAAATCACTTCTGAGTTCCTCAGAAAAGGCTCTTCGGATAATTTCCACGATAAGGCCATACTTGGGAAGTAACCGTATTTGTTGTTTTCACCAAATTTTGAGGAGCCGTCCGCCCTCATC from Echinicola soli encodes the following:
- a CDS encoding glycoside hydrolase family 2 protein, producing the protein MKNAYRLTGFLQACIIFLGLQPLYGQEQNEELLSYEMKTRWTDQVDGDNVWSGYPRPQLQREQWTNLNGTWDYVISPRKSGQPDHFEGEVMVPFPIESTLSGVKKTIGSDHYLWYRRNLTGDPSGTGQHTLLHFGAVDWETVVYINGEKVGEHRGGYDPFSFDISAYIHEGDNELLVRVSDPTDEGMQARGKQVSDPKGIWYTPVTGIWQTVWMEQVPQDYIKALFITPDIDHKTVKIEAELSALSSDHVVEITAFTEGIEVAKRAIALGAKSAYFSTSLPLKEMVLWSPDHPHLYDLQISLKDTNGAITDEVESYFGMRKVSLGKDGNGYSRIMLNNEPLFQFGLLDQGWWPDGLYTAPTEEAMVYDIKMTKEMGFNMLRKHVKVEPARFYYHCDQMGMLVWQDMPSGFISKEKDTQHVKHDAQQDWKRPLESAVQFEAELKAMIDNLFNFPSILVWVPLNEGWGQYETEKLATWTKQYDPSRLVDAPSGWADRKVGDMIDVHLYPGPGMELPEENRASVLGEFGGVGLPVPNHLWWNKRNWGYLTYEDKAVYEKEFQAIIKNLEGLISWGLSAAIYTQTTDVEGEVNGLMTYDREVVKLDPSKVREWIAPLYQPWWKKHALLPDSEHKPSDWKITMQPPREDWILMDYNDANWEVCAAPFSGSANPFLPPSSAWKGGELYLRRDFHVQAVPNKLYLKYYAPKSKAVLYINGELVRTLEDGGGRKRHYTHISLEGAEKFLKTGKNVIAVRVSADPGEGAFDMGLYSSDMIGQ
- a CDS encoding RagB/SusD family nutrient uptake outer membrane protein, giving the protein MKKINLYIAGLLLMSTLNSCEEQLAEEPFDQLIPDNILNNEVGLESLLNSAYGNMQVHRFGLIQWHYLEEGPSDLFFETGGGQGRNAAFIQDFTFDAEHPWIGGAYDGLWNAIRDVNLFLDNVEGVTFTQTEKDMRIAEARFIRVFNYYLLNKWFGEVPLILSSTPELYPTKTPASEMNQFIEDELRAVADMLPVIQAEENRITKGAALAVLTKFFLNSKQWQKCMDTADEVIGLGVYGLYPNYEGMFAPENEGNSEFIFVMPQTRDASGMGTEWLSLSLPPAYPEDGPNFAAQFRYYDAFVNSFDPDDSRKNLILTSYVSNDGQQVELLGNDNSRSFKFRDPGRIGADQENDFPVVRYADILLSKAEALNELQGPNQESIDLINQIRQRAGQNMELLQPGAFDQVGLRDQILDERAWEFYSEAKRRSDLLRHGKFIEQALDRDKDAKPYHVLYPFPQSEINANENLVQNEGY